A genomic stretch from Marinimicrobium sp. C6131 includes:
- a CDS encoding DUF6795 domain-containing protein — MYVPPIKLMAVGLALVSTLVATPLLLPQKGFAMSLFGKKQSVVVASPLEGIITHRGKPAAGAKVEQFLRWKDENGETRTVETDKSGHFLLPAREDEVKISSLSRFVIHQKITVHFQGEQTVIWSLGTAHRELYGELGKKPEDFHCELTGEPATMEMEDGLLYTLCHWN; from the coding sequence GTGTACGTCCCTCCTATCAAACTGATGGCTGTCGGTCTGGCACTAGTATCAACACTCGTCGCCACACCACTTCTTCTACCTCAAAAAGGATTTGCTATGTCGTTGTTTGGCAAAAAACAGAGTGTCGTTGTAGCCTCCCCTCTTGAAGGCATCATCACTCACCGGGGGAAACCCGCCGCAGGCGCTAAAGTTGAGCAGTTTTTACGCTGGAAAGACGAAAACGGCGAAACCCGCACGGTCGAGACCGACAAGTCAGGGCATTTCCTGTTACCCGCCAGGGAGGACGAAGTCAAAATTTCGTCACTTTCCCGTTTTGTGATTCACCAGAAAATTACCGTTCACTTTCAAGGGGAACAAACCGTTATTTGGTCCCTGGGAACAGCTCATCGGGAGCTCTATGGTGAACTGGGCAAGAAGCCAGAAGACTTCCACTGCGAATTAACCGGTGAACCTGCCACTATGGAAATGGAAGACGGATTGCTATATACGTTGTGCCATTGGAACTAA